A window of Nodularia sp. LEGE 06071 contains these coding sequences:
- a CDS encoding RNA-guided endonuclease TnpB family protein gives MLHKAVLVRLYPSKEQEIQLAQAFGCARWWWNYALNKSIETYKETGKGLSRVALNAFLPALKKAKETLWLADCYSQILQATTLNLTTAYKNFFEKRAGFPKFKSKHGKQSIQYPQNVKIVDGNVKLPGNIGIVKAKIHRIIEGKIKTVTVCKTPSGKYFASILTEVEGENPTITFGKIYGIDLGLKHVAVVTDGEKVSKYDNPKHLAKHEKNLKRKQKKLARKHQGSSSRNKYRQVVAKVYERVSNSRQDFLHKLSYKLVSDSQAVIVENLHVKGMVRNHNLAKAISDCGWGTFTNFLAYKLERKGGKLVEIDRWFPSSKLCSNCFHQVSKMPLDVRQWTCPHCGTHHDRDGNAAINIRAEGIRIIKAEGSAVSAVGGDVRPRLGRKSKLRHSPVSTEADTLLGTPSQCG, from the coding sequence GTGTTACACAAAGCGGTTCTTGTCCGTTTGTATCCATCAAAAGAACAAGAAATACAACTAGCTCAAGCATTTGGTTGCGCTCGTTGGTGGTGGAATTACGCTCTAAATAAGTCAATTGAAACTTATAAAGAAACGGGCAAGGGACTTAGCCGTGTAGCACTCAATGCGTTTCTTCCGGCGCTCAAAAAAGCAAAAGAGACTCTATGGTTAGCCGATTGTTATAGCCAAATTTTACAGGCAACAACACTTAATTTAACCACAGCATACAAGAACTTTTTTGAGAAACGTGCTGGGTTTCCTAAGTTCAAATCCAAGCACGGGAAACAGTCCATTCAGTATCCTCAAAACGTCAAAATTGTCGATGGCAATGTCAAACTTCCAGGCAATATTGGGATAGTCAAAGCCAAAATACATAGGATAATTGAGGGGAAAATCAAGACTGTAACTGTATGTAAAACTCCATCAGGTAAATATTTCGCATCTATCCTGACTGAAGTAGAAGGAGAAAATCCAACTATTACATTCGGTAAGATTTATGGTATTGATTTAGGGTTGAAGCACGTTGCTGTGGTAACTGATGGTGAAAAGGTTTCTAAATATGATAATCCCAAGCACCTTGCCAAGCATGAAAAAAACCTCAAGCGTAAGCAAAAAAAGTTAGCCCGTAAACACCAAGGGAGTAGTTCAAGAAATAAATATCGTCAAGTTGTCGCTAAAGTGTACGAACGAGTTAGCAATTCCCGGCAGGATTTTTTACATAAACTTAGTTATAAGTTGGTCAGCGATAGCCAAGCTGTCATAGTAGAGAATCTTCATGTCAAAGGCATGGTTCGTAATCACAATTTGGCGAAGGCAATTTCTGATTGTGGATGGGGAACGTTCACCAATTTTCTAGCTTATAAGCTAGAACGCAAAGGTGGAAAGTTGGTTGAGATTGATAGATGGTTTCCCAGTTCCAAGCTCTGTTCTAATTGTTTCCATCAAGTGAGTAAGATGCCATTGGATGTGAGGCAATGGACTTGTCCTCATTGTGGTACTCATCATGACCGTGATGGCAACGCAGCGATCAATATTAGAGCCGAGGGGATCAGAATCATAAAGGCGGAAGGTTCAGCCGTCTCTGCTGTAGGAGGGGATGTCAGACCAAGGCTTGGGCGAAAGTCTAAGTTGCGGCATTCCCCTGTGAGTACAGAAGCCGACACTTTACTTGGTACTCCAAGTCAGTGTGGGTAG
- a CDS encoding SPFH domain-containing protein has protein sequence MEPIIAIVLALIGYALGSAKLINQGNEALVERLGRYHRKLVPGLNFIVPLVDQIVMEDTTREQFIDIKPQNVITRDNIYLEVDAVLFWRIRDMVKSFYEIDDLQGSLTQLATTTLREIIAQNTVEETNVSRAEMDAAILNQLNQTTEDWGVQILRLDIQSITPPESVRKSMEEERAAEIKKRALVFEAEGERDAAIKRAQGTQTSMQIIAEALRTHPESREILRYLVAQDYVVASQRLGESHNAKIVFLDPSKTNEVYNQLIADSIAQDGNGKNSENGNV, from the coding sequence ATGGAGCCAATTATTGCCATAGTCTTAGCCCTCATAGGCTATGCTTTAGGATCTGCAAAACTGATTAATCAAGGTAACGAAGCCCTAGTAGAACGATTGGGGCGGTATCATCGAAAACTTGTGCCTGGACTCAACTTTATTGTTCCTTTGGTCGATCAGATTGTGATGGAGGATACAACACGCGAGCAGTTTATCGACATCAAACCTCAAAATGTGATCACCAGAGATAACATTTACCTAGAAGTTGATGCTGTTCTGTTTTGGCGCATCCGAGATATGGTCAAAAGTTTTTATGAAATCGACGATCTCCAAGGGTCTCTAACACAACTAGCAACAACCACACTCCGGGAAATCATCGCCCAGAACACTGTAGAAGAAACCAACGTTTCTCGTGCAGAAATGGACGCAGCCATTTTAAATCAGTTGAATCAAACCACAGAAGATTGGGGAGTTCAGATTCTCCGATTGGATATTCAGAGCATTACACCGCCTGAAAGTGTGCGAAAGTCAATGGAAGAGGAGCGAGCTGCGGAAATCAAAAAACGGGCGCTGGTTTTTGAAGCAGAAGGAGAACGTGACGCTGCTATTAAGAGAGCGCAAGGAACTCAAACCTCAATGCAAATAATTGCTGAAGCCTTACGTACTCATCCTGAAAGCAGGGAAATTCTCAGGTATCTTGTGGCTCAAGATTATGTCGTGGCTAGCCAAAGACTTGGTGAGAGTCATAATGCCAAAATTGTCTTTTTAGACCCCAGTAAAACCAATGAAGTCTATAACCAGTTAATTGCTGACTCTATAGCTCAAGATGGTAATGGTAAAAACTCTGAAAATGGTAATGTTTAA
- a CDS encoding polysaccharide biosynthesis/export family protein, with the protein MLNTGLLKFLTQPFLGAALLTAVNVAVPSASLAQGQLVSQTTQPIFPTVEPGSPGTQQVFPTEQQASPSIPIDTNYTLGGGDLIRVNVFEVPEYTGEYQIPPGGSINLPLIGSVPVLGLTTEQAADEIAQRYSRFLKRPLISVNLLSPRPINILVAGEVTRPGSYTLNLQGGAGNNPGVQYPTVLAALTTAQGVTLAADVTKVQLRRKVGRSSEQVVNLNLKELIQTGRIDQDITLRDGDTIVVPTATTFNIAEARNLFSANFAASPTTPRTVAIIGEVNRPGSYLVGAGGGAEGDGSGIPTLMRALQLAGGITSQADVRNLKLRRPTRTGTEQNIDIDLWELLQSGDISQDVMVQDGDTIVIPTATEVDPAEATQLATTTLSPATIQVGVVGEVKQPGTVDIKPNSSLNQALLAAGGFNDSRARKSTVDLVRLNANGSVTKREVKVDLSQGINEETNPILRNNDVIIVNRSGLASTGDSVGAVLNPLGGLLGVFRALFGFF; encoded by the coding sequence ATGCTTAACACAGGTTTGCTGAAATTCCTCACCCAGCCATTTTTGGGTGCGGCTTTATTAACGGCTGTCAATGTTGCTGTGCCGTCTGCCAGCCTAGCTCAGGGACAACTAGTATCACAAACAACACAACCAATCTTCCCGACGGTAGAACCAGGATCACCCGGTACACAACAAGTATTTCCTACAGAACAACAGGCATCACCGAGCATACCAATAGATACTAACTATACTTTAGGTGGCGGTGATCTGATTCGTGTAAATGTATTTGAAGTACCAGAATATACTGGTGAATACCAAATACCTCCAGGTGGATCAATCAACTTACCTTTAATTGGCAGTGTACCCGTTCTGGGTCTGACAACCGAACAGGCGGCTGATGAAATTGCCCAAAGGTATTCTCGCTTTCTCAAACGTCCCTTAATTTCAGTTAACTTGTTATCGCCGCGTCCGATCAATATTTTGGTCGCCGGAGAAGTCACACGTCCAGGGTCTTATACTCTGAACTTACAGGGAGGGGCGGGTAATAATCCCGGTGTACAATACCCAACTGTATTAGCTGCACTCACCACAGCCCAAGGTGTAACCTTGGCAGCAGATGTGACTAAAGTGCAATTAAGACGTAAAGTAGGACGTTCTTCTGAGCAAGTTGTGAATCTGAATTTAAAGGAACTGATCCAGACAGGTCGGATAGATCAGGATATTACCTTACGAGATGGGGATACGATTGTTGTGCCAACTGCAACTACTTTTAACATTGCAGAAGCACGTAATCTCTTTTCGGCTAACTTTGCCGCTAGCCCTACCACACCGCGCACTGTAGCCATTATTGGTGAAGTAAATCGTCCCGGTTCATATCTGGTCGGCGCTGGTGGCGGAGCCGAAGGTGATGGTAGTGGTATCCCGACTTTGATGAGAGCGCTGCAATTAGCTGGGGGAATTACATCACAAGCTGACGTTCGTAATCTCAAGCTCCGCCGACCCACAAGAACCGGTACAGAACAAAATATAGATATTGACCTCTGGGAATTATTGCAGAGTGGTGATATCAGTCAAGACGTGATGGTGCAAGACGGAGATACAATTGTTATTCCTACTGCCACTGAGGTCGACCCAGCAGAAGCTACTCAATTAGCTACAACTACTTTGTCTCCGGCAACAATTCAAGTTGGTGTGGTAGGCGAAGTCAAACAACCGGGAACCGTGGATATCAAGCCTAATAGTTCCTTAAATCAGGCATTGTTGGCTGCGGGTGGATTCAACGATTCTAGAGCTAGAAAAAGTACTGTGGATTTAGTTCGCCTGAATGCTAATGGTTCTGTGACTAAGCGGGAAGTCAAAGTTGATCTTTCTCAGGGCATTAATGAAGAGACTAATCCTATACTCCGCAATAATGATGTTATAATTGTTAACCGTTCTGGTTTAGCTTCAACAGGCGACAGTGTGGGCGCAGTACTCAATCCTCTGGGTGGTTTATTAGGAGTGTTCAGAGCTTTATTCGGTTTCTTTTAA
- a CDS encoding alpha/beta hydrolase: protein MYSWLDKHLPQMSLIKGLLCSLTLGVSCSLGIPSAQAAETVTIRLGPFQQSLAIADLEKFAKTGKLPEQLQIFSFVLTPQVGELLYRRLQVDPALGDKFLDELVRSPQGRQLITSLRTAIPNSTIEGLQSTLYLSLRQVNGLSAIGFLRAYPQQNITVDATQALQIALEFNSSNLQSQALGVLLERELLVKNNPPFQPTFDPAATGKSPVEQQTLTLQDRQRDRRIPVDIYWSQSRTPAPLVVISHGFGANRQFFGFLARHLASHGITVAAIEHPGSNSVAINNAANQRNLAQLLPASEFIDRPKDVSFLLNELEKLNTQSGQLQGKLNTEQVNVIGHSLGGYTALALVGGEVDLKELREFCQTSLSFGESPGDWLQCAAASLKENQLDLQDQRVKSAIALNPLVGKLFGTNGLTKVAKPVLILAGTEDALTPALTHQIRPFNQLRGSKYLLTAIGATHLSITDPAYPVSAAAGIIREKRGEETNSLRQLIRGVTLAFIKQDTPEAQIYQQFLTPAYAQSLSTAELPLRFNSDLPINIKPWLSLVIK from the coding sequence ATGTACTCTTGGCTGGACAAACATCTACCTCAAATGTCCTTGATCAAAGGATTACTGTGCAGTTTAACTTTGGGTGTGAGTTGCAGTTTGGGCATTCCCTCGGCTCAGGCAGCAGAAACAGTTACGATTCGTTTGGGGCCATTTCAGCAGTCCCTAGCGATCGCTGATTTAGAAAAATTTGCCAAAACAGGGAAACTACCAGAACAACTGCAAATTTTTAGCTTTGTCTTAACGCCCCAAGTAGGAGAATTACTCTATCGAAGGTTACAAGTAGATCCAGCGTTGGGAGATAAATTCCTTGATGAGCTAGTGCGATCGCCACAAGGTAGACAATTAATTACTTCTTTAAGAACAGCAATCCCAAACAGCACCATAGAAGGACTGCAATCAACGCTCTACCTTTCTCTACGTCAAGTCAATGGTTTAAGTGCGATCGGTTTTTTGCGCGCCTATCCACAACAAAATATTACGGTAGATGCAACTCAAGCACTACAAATCGCATTAGAGTTTAACTCCAGCAACTTGCAAAGCCAAGCCCTTGGGGTTTTGCTAGAACGAGAATTATTAGTCAAAAATAATCCGCCTTTTCAGCCTACCTTTGACCCAGCAGCTACAGGAAAAAGCCCAGTTGAGCAGCAGACACTAACTCTACAAGACAGACAACGCGATCGCCGCATTCCTGTTGACATTTATTGGAGTCAAAGTCGCACCCCAGCACCACTGGTGGTTATTTCCCACGGATTTGGAGCCAACCGACAATTTTTTGGCTTTTTAGCCCGTCATCTAGCCTCTCACGGCATTACAGTTGCAGCAATTGAACATCCTGGTAGTAACTCTGTAGCCATCAATAATGCTGCCAATCAGAGGAATTTGGCGCAACTACTACCAGCCAGTGAATTTATTGATCGACCAAAAGATGTGAGTTTTTTGCTCAATGAACTAGAAAAACTCAATACTCAATCGGGACAACTTCAAGGAAAACTGAATACAGAGCAAGTAAATGTGATTGGTCACTCTTTAGGGGGCTATACTGCTTTAGCCTTAGTGGGTGGAGAAGTAGATTTAAAAGAATTGCGAGAGTTTTGTCAAACTTCTCTTTCCTTTGGCGAATCACCAGGGGATTGGTTACAGTGTGCAGCCGCTAGTTTAAAAGAGAATCAACTAGATTTGCAAGATCAGCGCGTTAAAAGTGCGATCGCACTCAATCCGCTTGTGGGTAAACTTTTTGGTACAAACGGTTTAACTAAAGTTGCCAAACCTGTATTAATCTTAGCCGGAACTGAAGATGCACTCACCCCAGCCTTAACGCATCAAATCAGACCTTTTAACCAACTACGGGGTTCTAAATATTTGCTAACAGCCATTGGTGCTACTCACTTGAGTATTACCGATCCAGCATATCCCGTGAGTGCCGCCGCCGGAATCATCAGAGAAAAGCGAGGGGAAGAAACCAACTCCTTACGCCAGTTGATTCGTGGTGTCACCTTAGCATTTATCAAACAAGACACACCAGAAGCCCAAATTTACCAACAATTTTTGACACCAGCATACGCCCAATCTCTCTCTACAGCAGAACTACCCCTACGTTTTAATTCTGATTTACCAATAAACATTAAACCTTGGCTAAGTCTTGTCATCAAGTAA